In Parasegetibacter sp. NRK P23, a single genomic region encodes these proteins:
- a CDS encoding SusC/RagA family TonB-linked outer membrane protein, protein MKWTAIFLLAGCLQVAASGNAQHIQLKFSNVALKTVFKDISRQTGYSFFYNAKLLQGMEKVDVDLKNATLKEALEAALKDLPLTFSIVNTTIVVKPKPGADVAVTMEDAEILVAGKVLDETGKPLEGASVSVKGSDKGTSSASDGGFSITVEKGAEIIVTYLGYEPFRFTARKEGVQVIRMKLSQQKDTMQNVVVTGYQNIRKDNFTGTAVTVSGEDLKMVNPQNMLRSLQVFDPSFRVADNPLLGSDPNRLPNITVRGSTALPGGNTDIISRNNLAGAVNLPTFILDGYEVSLQKIYDLDINRVQSITLLKDAAATAVYGSRAANGVVVITTKAPKAGALQVNYNYELNVTTPDLTQYNILDAERKLEYERLAGVYDAMKNQTQSQDQLDELYYHKKALVVGGVNTYWLSQPVRTTFGQKHSLFLEGGDKAIRYGLEMRYQTMPGVMKGSTRDRMSTGLHLSYNVNSKFLFRNQLTVTNTVAKESPFGNFRNYASMNPYYPKTDSLGRIIQVVDEWSQRTNAQGGVTIVPVLNPLYESTLGSFDKSQYLEVINALTAEWTIVPGLKARGVASINKTKSTGDRFTSPFANEFYNYGTDRLDERGRYNYTSNDETSFDGNLTLNYNQQVGEHFFNAMLGTNMRTYLSRYRSIEAIGFTNDRFTDLGFAAGYGENAKPYSRLNRERLGGAFFSLNYSLSNKYLLDFTYRQDGSSKFGRNNKIAPFAAMGLGWNLHREDFMANSAFSRLKLRVSSGLTGSVSFDPYMSHPTYTYLTGNWYSTGIGAVINNYGNSDLSWQKTRNYDAGMEIGFWQDRILIMPRYYEKITRGLLADISLPPSSGFSSYKDNVGDMKNVGVELSVQANVLRGRNYNVTLMANMVRNKNTIVKISNSLKAYNDKVDDAQSNNENKGAPLLRYQEGQSLDAIYAVPSLGIDPEHGMEIYVKRDGTLTYEWSSRDIVPVGNSAPKGEGFFGVNGGYKQFTVNLNFYTRFGGDLYNQTLVDRVENADPRWNVDARVFEDKWKQRGDHTFFKNIADLGNTEVSSRFVQRDNVLEMQSMYLSYDVAREKLARTPVKSFRAAFTMNDVWRWSSVKQERGIDYPYARSFTFSITAGF, encoded by the coding sequence ATGAAATGGACGGCCATTTTTTTATTGGCAGGCTGTTTACAGGTAGCTGCTTCGGGCAATGCGCAGCACATTCAGCTTAAATTCTCTAATGTTGCGCTGAAGACTGTCTTTAAAGACATCAGCAGGCAAACGGGGTATTCTTTCTTCTACAACGCCAAACTGCTCCAGGGTATGGAGAAGGTGGATGTGGACCTGAAGAACGCTACCCTGAAAGAAGCACTGGAAGCGGCTTTGAAGGACCTGCCACTTACATTTTCCATTGTGAACACTACCATAGTAGTAAAGCCTAAGCCAGGTGCTGATGTTGCCGTTACAATGGAGGATGCCGAAATACTTGTTGCAGGAAAGGTGCTGGATGAAACCGGTAAGCCACTGGAAGGTGCCAGCGTCTCTGTAAAGGGTTCCGATAAAGGGACTTCTTCTGCTTCCGACGGGGGCTTCTCCATTACAGTAGAAAAAGGCGCCGAAATAATTGTTACCTACCTCGGGTATGAGCCGTTCCGTTTTACCGCCAGAAAAGAGGGGGTGCAGGTGATCCGCATGAAACTTTCCCAACAGAAAGATACCATGCAGAACGTAGTCGTTACGGGCTACCAGAACATCCGGAAAGATAACTTTACAGGGACCGCTGTTACTGTTTCAGGAGAGGACCTTAAAATGGTGAACCCGCAGAATATGCTGCGCAGTTTGCAGGTGTTTGATCCTTCGTTCCGCGTAGCGGATAATCCGCTTCTTGGGTCTGATCCCAACAGGTTGCCCAATATTACGGTGCGCGGCTCTACAGCCTTGCCGGGTGGAAATACCGATATCATCAGCAGGAATAATCTTGCCGGAGCCGTAAACCTTCCCACCTTCATTTTGGATGGGTATGAAGTAAGTCTTCAGAAAATCTATGACCTCGATATCAACCGGGTACAGTCCATTACTTTGCTGAAAGATGCCGCCGCTACAGCGGTGTATGGCTCCAGAGCCGCGAACGGCGTGGTGGTGATTACCACTAAAGCACCCAAAGCAGGTGCTTTGCAGGTGAATTATAATTACGAACTGAACGTGACAACGCCCGACCTCACCCAATACAATATTCTGGATGCAGAACGTAAACTGGAATACGAAAGATTGGCAGGCGTGTACGATGCGATGAAAAACCAGACCCAGAGCCAGGATCAACTGGACGAATTGTACTATCACAAGAAAGCGCTTGTGGTGGGAGGTGTGAATACGTACTGGCTTTCACAACCCGTTAGAACCACCTTCGGGCAAAAACACTCCCTGTTTCTGGAAGGCGGTGACAAGGCCATCCGTTATGGACTTGAAATGCGCTACCAGACAATGCCAGGGGTGATGAAGGGGTCCACGCGTGACAGGATGAGCACCGGTCTTCATTTGTCGTACAACGTCAACTCTAAATTCCTGTTCAGGAACCAACTCACGGTAACGAACACTGTAGCTAAAGAATCTCCCTTTGGCAACTTCAGGAACTACGCCAGTATGAACCCGTATTATCCTAAAACGGATTCCCTTGGTCGTATCATCCAGGTGGTAGATGAATGGAGCCAGCGCACCAACGCACAGGGTGGCGTAACCATTGTGCCCGTTCTTAATCCGTTGTATGAATCCACACTTGGAAGCTTCGACAAATCCCAATACCTCGAGGTGATCAATGCCCTTACCGCTGAGTGGACGATAGTGCCTGGACTGAAAGCACGAGGTGTGGCCAGTATCAACAAAACCAAAAGCACAGGAGACAGGTTCACTTCTCCTTTCGCCAACGAATTTTACAATTACGGCACCGACAGGCTGGATGAAAGGGGCCGCTACAATTATACGTCCAACGATGAAACCAGCTTCGATGGTAACCTTACCTTAAATTACAACCAGCAGGTTGGGGAGCATTTTTTCAACGCCATGCTGGGTACCAATATGCGTACCTATCTTTCAAGGTACCGCTCCATTGAGGCGATCGGCTTCACCAACGACCGCTTTACCGATCTGGGCTTCGCTGCAGGATATGGTGAAAACGCAAAACCCTACAGCCGTTTGAATCGCGAGAGATTGGGTGGCGCGTTCTTCTCTCTTAACTATTCGCTCAGTAACAAATATCTGCTCGATTTTACATACCGCCAGGACGGTTCTTCCAAATTCGGAAGGAACAATAAAATAGCGCCTTTCGCCGCGATGGGGCTGGGCTGGAACCTGCACAGAGAAGATTTTATGGCCAACAGCGCTTTCAGCAGGCTTAAACTGCGTGTAAGCTCCGGTCTTACAGGCTCCGTTTCTTTTGATCCATACATGTCGCATCCGACCTATACTTACCTCACGGGAAACTGGTACTCTACCGGTATTGGCGCAGTGATCAACAATTACGGCAACAGCGACCTGAGCTGGCAGAAAACCAGAAACTATGACGCTGGCATGGAGATCGGATTCTGGCAGGATCGTATCCTGATCATGCCCAGGTATTATGAGAAAATAACAAGAGGATTACTCGCGGATATTTCCCTGCCACCCTCTTCTGGTTTTTCTTCTTACAAGGACAACGTGGGAGACATGAAGAACGTGGGGGTAGAACTTAGCGTACAGGCCAATGTGTTGCGTGGAAGAAACTACAACGTAACCCTGATGGCCAACATGGTGCGCAATAAGAACACCATCGTTAAAATATCCAACTCACTGAAAGCCTACAACGATAAAGTGGATGATGCGCAAAGCAACAACGAGAACAAGGGTGCCCCATTGCTCAGGTACCAGGAAGGACAGTCGCTAGATGCTATTTACGCTGTGCCATCTTTGGGTATTGACCCTGAACATGGTATGGAAATCTACGTTAAAAGAGATGGAACGCTTACCTATGAATGGAGTTCCAGGGACATTGTTCCGGTAGGAAACAGCGCACCCAAAGGGGAAGGTTTCTTCGGTGTAAACGGCGGATACAAACAATTTACGGTAAATCTGAATTTCTACACAAGGTTTGGCGGTGACCTGTACAACCAGACGCTGGTAGACAGGGTAGAGAACGCTGACCCGCGCTGGAACGTAGATGCAAGGGTGTTCGAAGACAAGTGGAAGCAGCGGGGCGACCATACCTTCTTTAAAAACATCGCAGACCTTGGAAATACCGAAGTGTCGTCAAGGTTTGTTCAAAGAGACAATGTGCTTGAAATGCAATCCATGTATCTTTCTTACGACGTAGCCAGAGAGAAACTCGCGCGTACCCCGGTAAAATCTTTCAGGGCTGCATTCACGATGAACGATGTTTGGAGATGGTCTTCCGTAAAACAGGAAAGAGGTATCGACTATCCCTATGCGAGAAGTTTTACGTTCTCCATCACCGCTGGATTTTAA
- a CDS encoding FecR family protein, producing MPEERIYRLATLFFQGTITEAEHAELAEWISRSENDAALTAVLSRAWDEYQPGADVVELAADRLRLPEILHESYPLQNAGAGEDDQAPVKNGFFRNSWLRVAAVLVLFVGAAAAFFFLSEKEEPSTKIASVETPVIEPGGNKALLTLADGSVIVLDSASNGDLAAQGGVKIVKQDGVVTYIFEPSQDLPATENLLNTISTPRKGEYHIILPDGSKAWLNAESSITFPVQFAANERKVSVSGEVYFEVRPIASANGKLPFLVDIRTSGGKNDAQVQVLGTHFNINAYNDEAFVRTTLLEGSVAVARDGKSTLLKPGQQARIAEGGKVDLQTNVDTDEVMAWRKGMFYFSNADIRTVMRQIARWYDVDVAFEGKLPDERFEGTIPRQTTLQEVVEILKQSNLHIKLEDRKATVLP from the coding sequence ATGCCCGAAGAAAGAATTTATAGGCTCGCAACCCTGTTTTTCCAGGGAACCATCACGGAAGCGGAACATGCTGAACTGGCGGAGTGGATCTCCCGTTCGGAAAATGATGCCGCGCTAACGGCCGTATTGTCCCGTGCCTGGGACGAATACCAACCTGGTGCCGATGTAGTGGAGCTGGCCGCTGACCGACTTCGCCTGCCCGAAATCTTACATGAAAGTTATCCCTTGCAAAACGCTGGGGCAGGCGAAGACGATCAGGCGCCTGTTAAAAACGGGTTCTTCCGGAATTCGTGGTTACGTGTGGCCGCTGTACTCGTGCTGTTTGTTGGCGCGGCCGCCGCTTTTTTCTTCCTTTCCGAAAAAGAGGAGCCTTCGACTAAAATCGCATCCGTGGAAACACCTGTGATTGAACCCGGGGGCAACAAAGCGTTACTTACCCTTGCCGATGGCTCGGTGATTGTGCTGGATTCCGCCAGCAACGGCGACCTCGCCGCACAAGGTGGGGTGAAGATCGTAAAGCAGGATGGTGTGGTTACCTATATTTTTGAGCCCTCACAGGATCTTCCCGCAACTGAAAACCTGCTCAACACTATTTCCACGCCGAGAAAAGGCGAATATCATATTATTTTACCGGATGGCTCCAAAGCCTGGCTGAATGCGGAATCATCCATCACTTTCCCGGTGCAGTTCGCCGCAAATGAAAGAAAGGTGTCGGTTTCAGGAGAAGTTTATTTCGAAGTACGCCCCATCGCTTCCGCGAATGGGAAATTGCCGTTCCTTGTAGACATCAGAACATCCGGCGGAAAAAACGACGCGCAGGTGCAGGTGCTCGGCACGCATTTCAACATCAATGCCTACAATGATGAGGCTTTTGTAAGAACAACCCTTCTTGAGGGCAGCGTTGCCGTGGCCAGGGATGGAAAAAGCACGTTGCTTAAGCCAGGTCAACAGGCAAGGATAGCCGAAGGCGGAAAAGTGGACCTCCAAACAAATGTGGATACAGATGAAGTGATGGCCTGGCGCAAAGGGATGTTCTATTTCAGCAATGCGGATATCCGCACCGTGATGCGCCAGATCGCAAGGTGGTACGATGTGGATGTGGCCTTTGAAGGAAAACTGCCCGATGAAAGATTTGAAGGAACCATACCCCGGCAAACAACTTTGCAGGAGGTGGTGGAAATATTGAAACAGAGTAACCTGCATATAAAACTGGAAGACCGTAAGGCGACAGTATTGCCCTGA
- a CDS encoding RNA polymerase sigma factor: MHKQQAYTEATLLQQLSQGSEQAFAELFALYKHRLFGFMYKLTDSAELAEDVVQEVFLKLWQNRAALSGVENAGGYIFRMAQNQAVTAFRKMARETLVLAELKDTVAKPIVNAEDALAARELETKVRQVIESLPPQQKLVYTLSREHGLKYDEIAEKLQISPGTVKNHMIQALRTLRSALFKDPGNAALLLCFLAAGTSFAK; this comes from the coding sequence TTGCACAAACAACAGGCATATACGGAAGCTACATTGCTGCAACAACTGTCACAGGGAAGTGAGCAGGCTTTTGCCGAATTGTTCGCTTTGTACAAGCACAGGCTGTTTGGGTTCATGTATAAATTGACCGATTCCGCCGAATTGGCGGAAGATGTGGTACAGGAAGTGTTTTTAAAACTTTGGCAGAACAGGGCCGCTTTGTCTGGCGTGGAAAATGCGGGTGGTTATATTTTCCGGATGGCGCAGAACCAGGCTGTTACCGCGTTTCGTAAAATGGCAAGGGAAACGCTTGTACTGGCGGAACTGAAGGATACGGTGGCGAAGCCAATAGTAAATGCTGAAGATGCGCTGGCCGCGAGGGAACTGGAAACAAAAGTGCGGCAGGTGATTGAATCCCTTCCGCCGCAACAAAAGCTGGTGTATACCCTGAGCCGTGAACATGGGTTGAAATACGATGAGATCGCTGAAAAATTACAGATATCGCCCGGAACCGTTAAAAACCACATGATCCAGGCGCTCCGTACATTAAGAAGCGCATTGTTCAAAGACCCGGGGAATGCCGCGCTGCTGTTGTGTTTCCTGGCTGCCGGAACTTCGTTCGCAAAATAA
- the mgrA gene encoding L-glyceraldehyde 3-phosphate reductase: MLPYTPAPERYQSMQYNRSGKSGLKLSAISLGLWHNFGSVDVFDNGRAIVRRAFDRGITHFDLANNYGPEPGSAEENFGKILQKDFTGYLRDELIISTKAGYTMWDGPYGDWGSRKYLLSSLDQSLKRMQLDYVDIFYSHRPDPETPIEETMQALDTAVRQGKALYAGISNYKPEQAEKAFTVLRQLGTPCVIHQPKYSMFERWVEGGLLDVLEKHGVGCIPFSPLAQGMLTDRYLKGVPEGSRASKQHGFLKSKDITEERLNTIRALNEVAANRGQSLAQMALWWLLKDKRITSVLIGASSVTQLDANIDALNGAPFSNDELQLIEKILQ, from the coding sequence ATGCTTCCTTATACTCCTGCTCCTGAGCGGTATCAGTCCATGCAATACAATCGTTCCGGGAAAAGTGGACTTAAATTGTCCGCGATTTCATTGGGACTATGGCACAATTTCGGCTCAGTGGACGTTTTTGACAACGGCAGGGCCATCGTGCGCAGGGCCTTCGACCGCGGGATCACTCATTTTGACCTGGCAAACAACTATGGCCCCGAACCCGGTTCGGCGGAAGAAAATTTCGGGAAAATCCTGCAGAAAGATTTCACCGGGTACCTTCGCGATGAACTCATTATTTCCACGAAAGCCGGTTATACCATGTGGGACGGGCCCTATGGCGACTGGGGTTCCCGCAAATACCTGTTGTCGAGCCTGGATCAGAGCCTGAAAAGAATGCAGCTCGATTACGTAGACATCTTCTATTCCCATCGCCCCGATCCGGAAACGCCCATCGAAGAAACAATGCAGGCGTTGGATACAGCCGTTCGTCAGGGCAAGGCGCTCTACGCCGGTATTTCCAACTACAAACCCGAACAGGCGGAAAAAGCTTTCACTGTATTAAGGCAATTGGGAACACCCTGCGTGATCCATCAACCCAAATACTCGATGTTCGAAAGATGGGTGGAAGGTGGTTTGCTGGATGTGCTCGAAAAGCATGGGGTAGGCTGTATTCCGTTCTCCCCACTGGCCCAGGGTATGCTCACTGATCGATACCTGAAAGGTGTTCCCGAGGGATCCAGGGCCTCCAAACAACATGGCTTTCTGAAATCGAAAGACATCACGGAAGAAAGATTGAACACCATCCGCGCCCTGAACGAGGTAGCCGCGAACAGAGGTCAATCACTCGCGCAAATGGCCCTGTGGTGGCTGCTGAAAGACAAGCGCATCACTTCGGTACTGATTGGTGCAAGTTCCGTAACGCAACTCGATGCCAACATCGATGCCCTGAACGGCGCCCCCTTTTCCAACGATGAATTACAACTGATTGAAAAAATACTTCAATAA
- a CDS encoding S1 RNA-binding domain-containing protein, which translates to MIKVADYNTLTISRALDFGVYLDDGAEGILLPRKYIPEGKNIGDEIKVFIYHDSEDRLIATTEIPKAKVGEFAYLEVVSVTQQGAFLDWGLTKDLFVPKSKQITGMRVGGHYMVYLYIDEQTGRVAATEKVEYFLSNEDLSVKVHDSVQLLVLRRTDIGYVCIINHRHTGVLHHNEIYRNIKVGDTFNGFIKAIREDKIDLAAGKKGMERVEDEAGKILRLLEENNGYLPYYDKSDPEEIYDFFGMSKKTFKMTIGTLYKQRKIELTQTGIRLIP; encoded by the coding sequence ATGATTAAAGTTGCAGATTATAATACGCTCACCATCTCCCGCGCACTCGATTTCGGAGTGTACCTCGATGATGGCGCTGAAGGCATTCTTCTCCCCAGGAAATACATCCCGGAAGGAAAAAATATCGGAGATGAGATAAAAGTGTTCATCTACCACGATTCGGAGGACCGGCTCATCGCCACCACTGAAATACCCAAAGCAAAAGTGGGGGAGTTCGCCTACCTCGAAGTGGTTTCCGTTACCCAACAAGGCGCTTTCCTCGATTGGGGCCTCACCAAGGACCTCTTCGTGCCCAAATCCAAACAGATCACCGGAATGCGGGTGGGTGGCCACTATATGGTGTACCTCTATATTGATGAGCAGACCGGGCGCGTGGCAGCAACGGAGAAAGTGGAATATTTTCTTTCTAATGAAGACCTCTCGGTAAAGGTCCATGACTCCGTACAATTACTGGTGCTCAGGAGAACGGATATCGGCTACGTGTGCATCATCAACCACCGGCACACCGGGGTACTGCACCACAACGAAATTTATCGGAACATCAAAGTGGGTGATACTTTCAACGGCTTCATCAAAGCCATCCGGGAAGATAAGATCGACCTCGCCGCGGGCAAAAAAGGAATGGAAAGGGTAGAAGATGAAGCCGGGAAAATCCTCCGTTTGCTGGAAGAAAATAACGGGTACCTCCCGTATTATGATAAGTCTGACCCCGAAGAAATTTATGATTTCTTCGGCATGAGCAAGAAGACATTCAAAATGACCATCGGCACGCTGTACAAACAGCGGAAAATAGAACTCACGCAAACGGGTATCCGTCTTATCCCTTAA
- a CDS encoding tartrate-resistant acid phosphatase type 5 family protein, with protein sequence MRVAIVLFLFFFALQTNAQAPVVDDLGYRKDSIKGLAKPSNALNFLVLGDWGRNGENYQKEVAEGMGKAAHDIGARFIIATGDNFYPNGVASTRDHHWLVSFENIYTAQSLHFPWYPVLGNHDYLTNAQAQVDYSELSSRWRMTSRYYTHTFNVPGQQKLKAKFIFIDTDPIEKQMRGEKNPARYPEGGVEKQMTWLKEQLADTTCHYKIVVGHHPLYTGGWRRNTDDTRRMRELLEPLFLKHKVNAYIAGHEHHLEHTKPAGFTHHFISGAGSEARAVEKHPEGGVFAAGQQGFAVFSLSEKTMTVQFINHKEEVIYKNEIRW encoded by the coding sequence ATGAGAGTTGCGATCGTTCTTTTTCTGTTCTTTTTTGCACTGCAAACCAATGCGCAGGCCCCGGTGGTGGATGACCTGGGGTACCGTAAGGATTCCATTAAAGGATTGGCGAAACCGTCCAATGCATTGAATTTCCTGGTGCTGGGCGATTGGGGCAGGAACGGCGAAAATTACCAGAAAGAGGTTGCGGAAGGCATGGGGAAAGCAGCGCATGATATCGGCGCGCGGTTCATCATCGCCACAGGCGATAATTTCTATCCGAATGGCGTGGCCAGCACCCGCGACCACCACTGGCTGGTCTCTTTCGAGAACATCTATACCGCGCAATCGCTCCATTTTCCCTGGTACCCGGTATTGGGCAACCACGATTACCTTACCAACGCACAAGCCCAGGTAGACTACTCCGAACTCAGTTCACGCTGGCGCATGACTTCCAGGTACTATACCCACACTTTTAATGTACCCGGACAGCAGAAGCTGAAAGCCAAGTTCATTTTTATCGATACCGATCCCATAGAAAAGCAGATGCGGGGAGAAAAGAATCCTGCCCGCTACCCCGAGGGTGGCGTTGAAAAACAAATGACCTGGCTCAAAGAACAACTGGCCGATACCACCTGCCATTATAAGATCGTGGTGGGGCACCACCCACTCTACACCGGAGGATGGCGCCGCAATACCGATGATACGCGCCGCATGAGGGAACTGCTGGAACCCCTGTTCCTGAAACATAAAGTAAACGCCTACATCGCAGGACACGAGCACCACCTGGAACACACCAAACCTGCGGGCTTCACGCACCACTTCATTTCCGGGGCCGGTTCCGAAGCTCGGGCCGTAGAAAAACACCCGGAAGGCGGTGTTTTCGCCGCAGGCCAACAGGGTTTCGCGGTATTCTCCCTAAGTGAAAAAACAATGACGGTACAGTTTATTAACCATAAGGAAGAGGTGATCTACAAGAACGAAATCAGATGGTAA
- a CDS encoding head GIN domain-containing protein, producing the protein MNKYFSLLLAGVFLLASCRFSSRDRVNGNKVYTSEERNVGAFTKVSVYGSMNVYVSQEPYAPVKIEGEENILPFVELVEDGDELKIRFRKNTNITTHRDVKVYLRAPQYDGFKVYGSGDIFGENLLTNPNKFDLGLTGSGNLRLELDAPEVEAKTTGSGDIYLKGNTRSVDAQTTGSGDLHLEELRAENVNVRSHGSGDAWVYASVKLEARSHGSGDISYRGEAAVESRTAGSGSVRKY; encoded by the coding sequence ATGAACAAGTATTTTTCCCTGCTGCTGGCAGGTGTTTTTCTACTCGCGTCCTGTCGTTTTTCTTCCCGGGACCGGGTAAACGGAAACAAGGTGTATACCAGTGAAGAGCGTAATGTTGGCGCCTTTACTAAAGTGTCCGTTTACGGCTCCATGAATGTTTATGTATCACAGGAGCCTTATGCTCCTGTAAAAATTGAGGGGGAAGAAAACATTCTTCCATTCGTGGAACTGGTGGAAGATGGAGACGAATTGAAGATTCGTTTCCGGAAGAATACCAATATCACCACGCACAGGGATGTAAAGGTTTACCTGCGGGCGCCGCAATATGATGGGTTCAAAGTATATGGTTCTGGCGATATATTCGGGGAGAACCTGCTTACCAATCCCAACAAATTTGATCTCGGACTAACCGGCTCCGGTAACCTTCGCCTGGAACTGGATGCGCCGGAAGTGGAAGCAAAAACCACCGGCTCCGGCGATATTTACCTGAAAGGAAATACAAGAAGTGTGGATGCGCAAACCACGGGTTCAGGCGATCTCCACCTTGAGGAACTGCGCGCTGAAAATGTAAACGTGCGCTCCCATGGTTCCGGCGACGCCTGGGTGTACGCCAGTGTTAAGCTGGAAGCCAGGTCCCATGGCAGCGGGGATATTTCCTACCGCGGCGAAGCCGCTGTGGAGAGTCGTACCGCAGGAAGCGGGAGTGTGCGCAAGTACTAG
- the guaA gene encoding glutamine-hydrolyzing GMP synthase: MTEKILILDFGSQYTQLIARVVREANVYCEIVPYHHTIEFDDTLKGIILSGSPFSVNDPNAPVVDIAGMIARKPVLGICYGAQLTAKNFGGRVEKSNKREYGRALLRKELDDALLQGISEESQVWMSHGDSILELPQGFEILATTDSIPVAAFRKNGSDTNPLYGLQFHPEVYHSTEGKKIISNFLVKTCGCTQDWTPAHFISDTVEALKKQIGDKKVIMALSGGVDSTVAATLIHRAIGDNLYGIFVDNGVLRKNEFQQVLDIYAQLGLNVKGVDAREKFYGELAGKSDPEEKRKTIGRLFIEVFQDEAQHVDGVEMLGQGTIYPDVIESVSVHGPSVTIKSHHNVGGLPDTMKMGLVEPLRFLFKDEVRRVGLELGIPYDLLYRHPFPGPGLAIRILGEVTEEKVQLLQEADHIYTKGLKEHQLYDKVWQAGAILLPVKSVGVMGDERTYEYTIALRAVTSVDGMTADWAHLPYQFLAQMSNDIINNVRGINRVVYDISSKPPATIEWE, encoded by the coding sequence ATGACGGAAAAAATACTCATTCTCGATTTCGGATCTCAGTACACTCAATTGATAGCACGTGTTGTGCGCGAGGCAAATGTTTATTGTGAGATCGTCCCTTACCATCATACCATTGAATTCGATGACACCCTGAAAGGCATCATCCTCTCCGGCTCCCCGTTCTCCGTGAACGATCCTAACGCGCCGGTGGTGGACATCGCCGGCATGATCGCCCGGAAACCGGTGCTCGGCATCTGCTACGGCGCCCAGCTTACGGCGAAGAACTTCGGTGGCAGGGTAGAAAAATCAAATAAAAGAGAATATGGCCGCGCATTACTGCGCAAAGAACTGGACGATGCGCTGTTACAGGGCATTTCAGAAGAATCGCAGGTTTGGATGAGCCACGGCGACTCCATTCTTGAACTGCCGCAAGGCTTTGAAATACTCGCCACCACAGATAGTATTCCCGTAGCCGCCTTCAGAAAGAACGGCAGCGACACGAATCCATTATATGGACTGCAGTTCCATCCGGAAGTGTACCACTCCACGGAAGGTAAAAAGATCATCAGCAATTTCCTCGTGAAAACATGCGGATGTACCCAGGACTGGACGCCCGCGCACTTTATCTCCGATACAGTGGAAGCGCTGAAAAAACAGATCGGCGACAAAAAAGTGATCATGGCTTTGAGCGGCGGAGTAGACAGTACCGTGGCCGCCACATTGATTCACCGCGCCATAGGCGACAACCTGTACGGCATTTTCGTAGACAACGGTGTACTGCGCAAAAATGAATTCCAGCAGGTACTGGATATCTATGCGCAGCTCGGTCTCAATGTAAAAGGCGTGGACGCAAGGGAAAAATTCTACGGCGAACTCGCGGGCAAAAGCGATCCCGAAGAAAAAAGAAAGACCATCGGCAGACTATTTATAGAAGTGTTCCAGGATGAGGCCCAGCACGTGGATGGCGTTGAAATGCTTGGACAAGGCACCATTTACCCCGACGTGATTGAAAGTGTTTCCGTTCATGGCCCGTCGGTTACCATCAAATCGCACCACAATGTAGGCGGCCTGCCGGATACAATGAAAATGGGACTCGTGGAGCCACTGCGCTTCCTGTTTAAAGACGAAGTACGCAGGGTGGGACTTGAACTCGGCATCCCCTACGATCTTTTGTACCGCCACCCCTTCCCGGGACCAGGTCTCGCGATCCGCATACTCGGAGAAGTGACGGAAGAAAAGGTACAGTTATTGCAGGAAGCTGATCATATCTATACCAAAGGGTTGAAAGAGCACCAGTTGTATGATAAAGTATGGCAGGCGGGAGCCATCCTCCTCCCTGTGAAAAGTGTGGGCGTAATGGGCGATGAAAGAACTTACGAATACACGATCGCATTGCGCGCCGTGACCTCGGTAGATGGCATGACCGCCGATTGGGCGCATCTCCCCTACCAGTTCCTCGCGCAGATGTCGAACGATATCATCAACAACGTAAGGGGCATCAACCGGGTGGTGTACGATATCAGCAGTAAGCCTCCCGCGACGATTGAGTGGGAGTAA